A portion of the Panthera tigris isolate Pti1 chromosome E1, P.tigris_Pti1_mat1.1, whole genome shotgun sequence genome contains these proteins:
- the FMNL1 gene encoding formin-like protein 1 isoform X3: MGNAAGSAEQPAGPAAPSPKQPAAPKQPMPAARELEERFNRVLNCMNLPPDKVQLLSQYDNEKKWELICDQERFQVKNPPTAYIQKLKSYLETGGVGRKVAADWMSNLGFKRRVQESTQVLRELEISLRTNHIGWVEEFLNEENRGLDVLLEYLAFAQCSVTYDMESTDNGVPSSEKSKPLEQSVEDLSKGPPSALPPQPKSRHLTIKLTPAHSRKALRNSRIVSQKDDVHVCIMCLRAIMNYQSGFSLVMTHPACVNEIALSLNNKNPRTKALVLELLAAVCLVRGGHDIILAAFDNFKEVCGEQHRFEKLMEYFQKEDSNIDFMVACMQFINIVVHSVENMNFRVFLQYEFTHLGLDLYLERLRLTESDKLQVQIQAYLDNVFDVGALLEDTETKNAVLEHMEELQEQVAQLTERLRDAENESMAKIAELEKQLSQARKELETLRERFSESTPMGASRRPSEPEKVPTPVPARPSALELKVEELEEKGLIRILRGPGDAVSIEILPVAVATPSGSDAPTPTPTPTPGVPTGSLSPGSDLPPAAEPEPVAGAAPPPPPPPLPGLPFQQEATPLAPPLASPLPGSSDPPPPPPPPPPPLPGDLPPPPPPPPLPSGTDGPVPPPPPPPPGGHSDAPEMGPGVKAKKPIQTKFRMPLLNWVALKPSQITGTVFTELNDEKVLQELDMSDFEEQFKTKSQGPSLDLSALKGKAAQKAPSKATLIEANRAKNLAITLRKGNLGADRICQAIETYDLQALGLDFLELLTRFLPTEYERSLIARFEREQRPMEELSEEDRFMLRFSRIPRLPERMATLTFLGNFPDTVQLLMPQLNAIIAASMSIKSSDKLRQILEIVLAFGNYLNSSKRGAAYGFRLQSLDVLLEMKSTDRKQTLLHYLVKVIAEKYPQLTGFHSDLHFLDKAGSVSLDSVLGDVRSLQRGLELTQREFVRQDNCTVLKEFLKTNSPIMDKLLADSKTAQEAYESVVEYFGENPKTTSPSMFFSLFSRFIKAYKKAEQEVEQWKKEAAAQEAGADAPGRGEVPASKSPPKARRQQMDLISELKRKQQKEPLIYESDRDGAIEDIITVLKTVPFTARTGKRTSRLLCEASLGEEIPL; this comes from the exons ATGGGCAACGCGGCAGGCAGCGCGGAGCAGCCCGCGGGCCCCGCCGCGCCGTCCCCCAAGCAGCCCGCGGCGCCCAAGCAGCCGATGCCCGCGGCCCGGGAGCTGGAGGAGAGGTTTAACAGGGTTCTG AACTGCATGAACTTGCCCCCGGACAAGGTGCAGCTGCTGAGCCAGTATGACAACGAGAAGAAGTGGGAGCTCATTTGTGACCAG GAGCGGTTTCAAGTCAAGAACCCTCCCACAGCCTATATCCAGAAGCTGAAGAGCTACCTGGAAACCGGTGGGGTTGGCCGAAAGGTAGCAGCGGACTGGATGTCTAACCTGGGG TTTAAGAGGCGAGTTCAGGAGTCCACGCAGGTGCTGCGGGAGCTGGAGATCTCCCTGAGGACAAACCACATTGG GTGGGTGGAAGAATTCCTCAACGAGGAGAACCGCGGCCTGGATGTGCTCCTCGAGTACCTGGCCTTTGCCCAGTGCTCCGTCAC GTATGACATGGAGAGCACAGACAACGGGGTCCCCAGCTCAGAGAAGAGCAAGCCCCTGGAGCAGTCGGTGGAAGATCTCAGCAAGGGTCCACCCTCGGCCTTGCCTCCTCAGCCCAAGAGTCGCCACCTGACCATCAA GCTGACCCCAGCCCACAGCAGGAAGGCCCTGCGGAATTCTCGCATTGTTAGCCAGAAGGATGACGTCCATGTCTGTATCATGTGCTTGCGTGCCATCATGAACTACCAG TCTGGCTTCAGCCTTGTCATGACCCACCCAGCCTGTGTCAATGAGATTGCTCTGAGCCTCAACAACAAGAACCCCAG aaCCAAGGCTCTGGTGCTGGAGCTGCTGGCGGCTGTGTGCCTGGTGCGAGGAGGACACGACATCATCCTTGCAGCCTTTGACAATTTCAAGGAG GTGTGTGGGGAGCAGCACCGCTTTGAGAAGCTAATGGAATATTTCCAGAAAGAGGACAGCAATATCGACTTCATG GTGGCCTGCATGCAATTCATCAACATCGTGGTACACTCTGTGGAGAACATGAACTTCCGTGTCTTCCTGCAATATGAGTTCACCCACCTGGGCTTGGACTTGTACTTGGAG AGGCTTCGGCTCACCGAGAGTGACAAGCTGCAGGTACAGATCCAAGCATACCTGGACAATGTTTTTGATGTGGGTGCGCTGCTGGAGGACACGGAGACCAAGAATGCTGTGCTGGAGCACATGGAGGAGCTGCAGGAGCAGGTGGCCCAG CTGACAGAAAGGCTTCGGGACGCGGAGAACGAATCCATGGCCAAGATTGCCGAGCTGGAAAAGCAGCTAAGCCAGGCTCGAAAGGAGTTGGAGACCCTGCGG GAGCGCTTCAGCGAGTCGACCCCCATGGGTGCCTCTAGGCGTCCTTCCGAGCCTGAGAAAGTGCCTACCCCCGTCCCTGCACGGCCTTCGGCCCTAGAGCTGAAGGTGGAGGAGCTGGAAGAGAAGGGGTTAATCCGTATCCTGCGGGGGCCCGGGGATGCTGTCTCCATCGAGATCCTCCCGGTCGCTGTGGCAACTCCAAGCGGTAGTGACGCTCCGACTCCGACTCCGACTCCCACTCCGGGAGTGCCCACCGGCTCACTCAGCCCAG GCTCAGATCTCCCACCTGCGGCAGAACCGGAGCCGGTTGCCGGAGCAGCACCCCCACCGCCACCGCCCCCACTGCCCGGCCTCCCCTTCCAGCAGGAAGCCACGCCTTTGGCGCCCCCTCTGGCCTCACCCCTCCCTGGCAGCTCAgatcccccgccccctcccccacccccacccccgccgctgCCGGGAGActtgccgcccccacccccaccgccaccgcTGCCTTCTGGCACAGATGGGCCGGTACCTCCGCCGCCCCCACCGCCTCCTGGAGGTCACTCTGATGCCCCAGAGATGGGCCCAG GAGTAAAGGCCAAGAAACCCATACAGACCAAGTTCAGAATGCCACTCTTAAATTGGGTGGCCCTGAAACCCAGCCAGATCACAGGCACCGTCTTCACTGAGCTCAATGATGAGAAGGTGCTGCAG GAGCTAGACATGAGTGACTTTGAGGAGCAGTTCAAGACTAAGTCCCAAGGTCCCAGCCTAGACCTCAGTGCTCTCAAGGGTAAGGCAGCCCAGAAGGCCCCCAGCAAGGCCACCCTCATCGAGGCCAACCGGGCCAAGAACCTGGCCATCACCTTGCGCAAGGGCAACCTGGGGGCTGATCGCATCTGCCAGGCCATCGAGAC GTACGACCTACAAGCCCTTGGCCTGGACTTCCTGGAGTTGCTGACCCGCTTCCTGCCCACGGAGTATGAGCGTAGCCTCATTGCCCGCTTCGAGCGGGAGCAGCGACCCATGGAGGAGCTGTCGGAGGAGGATCGCTTCATGCTGCGCTTCAGCCGCATCCCGCGCCTGCCGGAGCGCATGGCCACGCTCACCTTCCTGGGCAACTTTCCGGATACTGTGCAGCTGCTCATGCCG CAACTGAATGCCATAATTgcagcctcaatgtccatcaagtCCTCTGACAAACTCCGGCAGATCCTGGAG atTGTCCTCGCCTTTGGTAACTACCTGAACAGCAGCAAGCGTGGAGCAGCCTACGGCTTCCGGCTCCAGAGTCTGGATGTG CTGCTGGAGATGAAGTCGACTGACCGCAAGCAGACGCTGCTGCACTACCTGGTGAAGGTCATTGCTGAGAAGTACCCGCAGCTCACAGGCTTCCACAGCGACCTGCACTTCCTGGACAAGGCAGGCTCAG tgtCCCTGGACAGTGTCCTAGGGGACGTGCGCTCCCTACAGCGAGGCCTAGAGTTGACCCAGAGAGAGTTTGTGCGGCAGGACAACTGCACGGTGCTCAAGGAGTTCCTGAAGACCAACTCCCCCATCATGGATAAGCTGCTGGCAGACAGCAAGACTGCTCAG GAGGCCTACGAGTCTGTGGTGGAGTACTTCGGAGAGAACCCCAAGACCACATCCCCCTCCATGTTCTTTTCCCTCTTCAGCCGCTTCATCAAGGCCTACAAG AAAGCTGAGCAGGAGGTGGAACAGTGGAAGAAAGAAGCGGCAGCCCAGGAGGCGGGCGCTGACgccccaggcagaggggaagtCCCAGCATCCAAG TCGCCACCCAAGGCCCGGCGGCAGCAGATGGACCTCATCTCTGAGCTGAAGCGGAAGCAGCAGAAGGAGCCACTTATCTATGAGAGTGACCGCGATGGGGCCATTGAAGATATCATCACAG TGCTCAAGACGGTGCCTTTCACGGCCCGCACCGGCAAGCGGACATCCAGGCTCCTCTGTGAGGCCAGCCTGGGAGAAGAGATTCCTCTCTAG
- the FMNL1 gene encoding formin-like protein 1 isoform X1, with protein sequence MGNAAGSAEQPAGPAAPSPKQPAAPKQPMPAARELEERFNRVLNCMNLPPDKVQLLSQYDNEKKWELICDQERFQVKNPPTAYIQKLKSYLETGGVGRKVAADWMSNLGFKRRVQESTQVLRELEISLRTNHIGWVEEFLNEENRGLDVLLEYLAFAQCSVTYDMESTDNGVPSSEKSKPLEQSVEDLSKGPPSALPPQPKSRHLTIKLTPAHSRKALRNSRIVSQKDDVHVCIMCLRAIMNYQSGFSLVMTHPACVNEIALSLNNKNPRTKALVLELLAAVCLVRGGHDIILAAFDNFKEVCGEQHRFEKLMEYFQKEDSNIDFMVACMQFINIVVHSVENMNFRVFLQYEFTHLGLDLYLERLRLTESDKLQVQIQAYLDNVFDVGALLEDTETKNAVLEHMEELQEQVAQLTERLRDAENESMAKIAELEKQLSQARKELETLRERFSESTPMGASRRPSEPEKVPTPVPARPSALELKVEELEEKGLIRILRGPGDAVSIEILPVAVATPSGSDAPTPTPTPTPGVPTGSLSPGSDLPPAAEPEPVAGAAPPPPPPPLPGLPFQQEATPLAPPLASPLPGSSDPPPPPPPPPPPLPGDLPPPPPPPPLPSGTDGPVPPPPPPPPGGHSDAPEMGPGVKAKKPIQTKFRMPLLNWVALKPSQITGTVFTELNDEKVLQELDMSDFEEQFKTKSQGPSLDLSALKGKAAQKAPSKATLIEANRAKNLAITLRKGNLGADRICQAIETYDLQALGLDFLELLTRFLPTEYERSLIARFEREQRPMEELSEEDRFMLRFSRIPRLPERMATLTFLGNFPDTVQLLMPQLNAIIAASMSIKSSDKLRQILEIVLAFGNYLNSSKRGAAYGFRLQSLDVLLEMKSTDRKQTLLHYLVKVIAEKYPQLTGFHSDLHFLDKAGSVSLDSVLGDVRSLQRGLELTQREFVRQDNCTVLKEFLKTNSPIMDKLLADSKTAQEAYESVVEYFGENPKTTSPSMFFSLFSRFIKAYKKAEQEVEQWKKEAAAQEAGADAPGRGEVPASKSPPKARRQQMDLISELKRKQQKEPLIYESDRDGAIEDIITDLRNQPYIRTDTGRRSARRRPPGPPLQVTSDLSL encoded by the exons ATGGGCAACGCGGCAGGCAGCGCGGAGCAGCCCGCGGGCCCCGCCGCGCCGTCCCCCAAGCAGCCCGCGGCGCCCAAGCAGCCGATGCCCGCGGCCCGGGAGCTGGAGGAGAGGTTTAACAGGGTTCTG AACTGCATGAACTTGCCCCCGGACAAGGTGCAGCTGCTGAGCCAGTATGACAACGAGAAGAAGTGGGAGCTCATTTGTGACCAG GAGCGGTTTCAAGTCAAGAACCCTCCCACAGCCTATATCCAGAAGCTGAAGAGCTACCTGGAAACCGGTGGGGTTGGCCGAAAGGTAGCAGCGGACTGGATGTCTAACCTGGGG TTTAAGAGGCGAGTTCAGGAGTCCACGCAGGTGCTGCGGGAGCTGGAGATCTCCCTGAGGACAAACCACATTGG GTGGGTGGAAGAATTCCTCAACGAGGAGAACCGCGGCCTGGATGTGCTCCTCGAGTACCTGGCCTTTGCCCAGTGCTCCGTCAC GTATGACATGGAGAGCACAGACAACGGGGTCCCCAGCTCAGAGAAGAGCAAGCCCCTGGAGCAGTCGGTGGAAGATCTCAGCAAGGGTCCACCCTCGGCCTTGCCTCCTCAGCCCAAGAGTCGCCACCTGACCATCAA GCTGACCCCAGCCCACAGCAGGAAGGCCCTGCGGAATTCTCGCATTGTTAGCCAGAAGGATGACGTCCATGTCTGTATCATGTGCTTGCGTGCCATCATGAACTACCAG TCTGGCTTCAGCCTTGTCATGACCCACCCAGCCTGTGTCAATGAGATTGCTCTGAGCCTCAACAACAAGAACCCCAG aaCCAAGGCTCTGGTGCTGGAGCTGCTGGCGGCTGTGTGCCTGGTGCGAGGAGGACACGACATCATCCTTGCAGCCTTTGACAATTTCAAGGAG GTGTGTGGGGAGCAGCACCGCTTTGAGAAGCTAATGGAATATTTCCAGAAAGAGGACAGCAATATCGACTTCATG GTGGCCTGCATGCAATTCATCAACATCGTGGTACACTCTGTGGAGAACATGAACTTCCGTGTCTTCCTGCAATATGAGTTCACCCACCTGGGCTTGGACTTGTACTTGGAG AGGCTTCGGCTCACCGAGAGTGACAAGCTGCAGGTACAGATCCAAGCATACCTGGACAATGTTTTTGATGTGGGTGCGCTGCTGGAGGACACGGAGACCAAGAATGCTGTGCTGGAGCACATGGAGGAGCTGCAGGAGCAGGTGGCCCAG CTGACAGAAAGGCTTCGGGACGCGGAGAACGAATCCATGGCCAAGATTGCCGAGCTGGAAAAGCAGCTAAGCCAGGCTCGAAAGGAGTTGGAGACCCTGCGG GAGCGCTTCAGCGAGTCGACCCCCATGGGTGCCTCTAGGCGTCCTTCCGAGCCTGAGAAAGTGCCTACCCCCGTCCCTGCACGGCCTTCGGCCCTAGAGCTGAAGGTGGAGGAGCTGGAAGAGAAGGGGTTAATCCGTATCCTGCGGGGGCCCGGGGATGCTGTCTCCATCGAGATCCTCCCGGTCGCTGTGGCAACTCCAAGCGGTAGTGACGCTCCGACTCCGACTCCGACTCCCACTCCGGGAGTGCCCACCGGCTCACTCAGCCCAG GCTCAGATCTCCCACCTGCGGCAGAACCGGAGCCGGTTGCCGGAGCAGCACCCCCACCGCCACCGCCCCCACTGCCCGGCCTCCCCTTCCAGCAGGAAGCCACGCCTTTGGCGCCCCCTCTGGCCTCACCCCTCCCTGGCAGCTCAgatcccccgccccctcccccacccccacccccgccgctgCCGGGAGActtgccgcccccacccccaccgccaccgcTGCCTTCTGGCACAGATGGGCCGGTACCTCCGCCGCCCCCACCGCCTCCTGGAGGTCACTCTGATGCCCCAGAGATGGGCCCAG GAGTAAAGGCCAAGAAACCCATACAGACCAAGTTCAGAATGCCACTCTTAAATTGGGTGGCCCTGAAACCCAGCCAGATCACAGGCACCGTCTTCACTGAGCTCAATGATGAGAAGGTGCTGCAG GAGCTAGACATGAGTGACTTTGAGGAGCAGTTCAAGACTAAGTCCCAAGGTCCCAGCCTAGACCTCAGTGCTCTCAAGGGTAAGGCAGCCCAGAAGGCCCCCAGCAAGGCCACCCTCATCGAGGCCAACCGGGCCAAGAACCTGGCCATCACCTTGCGCAAGGGCAACCTGGGGGCTGATCGCATCTGCCAGGCCATCGAGAC GTACGACCTACAAGCCCTTGGCCTGGACTTCCTGGAGTTGCTGACCCGCTTCCTGCCCACGGAGTATGAGCGTAGCCTCATTGCCCGCTTCGAGCGGGAGCAGCGACCCATGGAGGAGCTGTCGGAGGAGGATCGCTTCATGCTGCGCTTCAGCCGCATCCCGCGCCTGCCGGAGCGCATGGCCACGCTCACCTTCCTGGGCAACTTTCCGGATACTGTGCAGCTGCTCATGCCG CAACTGAATGCCATAATTgcagcctcaatgtccatcaagtCCTCTGACAAACTCCGGCAGATCCTGGAG atTGTCCTCGCCTTTGGTAACTACCTGAACAGCAGCAAGCGTGGAGCAGCCTACGGCTTCCGGCTCCAGAGTCTGGATGTG CTGCTGGAGATGAAGTCGACTGACCGCAAGCAGACGCTGCTGCACTACCTGGTGAAGGTCATTGCTGAGAAGTACCCGCAGCTCACAGGCTTCCACAGCGACCTGCACTTCCTGGACAAGGCAGGCTCAG tgtCCCTGGACAGTGTCCTAGGGGACGTGCGCTCCCTACAGCGAGGCCTAGAGTTGACCCAGAGAGAGTTTGTGCGGCAGGACAACTGCACGGTGCTCAAGGAGTTCCTGAAGACCAACTCCCCCATCATGGATAAGCTGCTGGCAGACAGCAAGACTGCTCAG GAGGCCTACGAGTCTGTGGTGGAGTACTTCGGAGAGAACCCCAAGACCACATCCCCCTCCATGTTCTTTTCCCTCTTCAGCCGCTTCATCAAGGCCTACAAG AAAGCTGAGCAGGAGGTGGAACAGTGGAAGAAAGAAGCGGCAGCCCAGGAGGCGGGCGCTGACgccccaggcagaggggaagtCCCAGCATCCAAG TCGCCACCCAAGGCCCGGCGGCAGCAGATGGACCTCATCTCTGAGCTGAAGCGGAAGCAGCAGAAGGAGCCACTTATCTATGAGAGTGACCGCGATGGGGCCATTGAAGATATCATCACAG ATCTGcggaaccagccctacatccgcACAGACACAGGCCGTAGAAGTGCGCGCCGGCGCCCCCCGGGACCCCCCCTGCAGGTCACCTCGGACCTCTCACTGTAG
- the FMNL1 gene encoding formin-like protein 1 isoform X2, whose amino-acid sequence MGNAAGSAEQPAGPAAPSPKQPAAPKQPMPAARELEERFNRVLNCMNLPPDKVQLLSQYDNEKKWELICDQERFQVKNPPTAYIQKLKSYLETGGVGRKFKRRVQESTQVLRELEISLRTNHIGWVEEFLNEENRGLDVLLEYLAFAQCSVTYDMESTDNGVPSSEKSKPLEQSVEDLSKGPPSALPPQPKSRHLTIKLTPAHSRKALRNSRIVSQKDDVHVCIMCLRAIMNYQSGFSLVMTHPACVNEIALSLNNKNPRTKALVLELLAAVCLVRGGHDIILAAFDNFKEVCGEQHRFEKLMEYFQKEDSNIDFMVACMQFINIVVHSVENMNFRVFLQYEFTHLGLDLYLERLRLTESDKLQVQIQAYLDNVFDVGALLEDTETKNAVLEHMEELQEQVAQLTERLRDAENESMAKIAELEKQLSQARKELETLRERFSESTPMGASRRPSEPEKVPTPVPARPSALELKVEELEEKGLIRILRGPGDAVSIEILPVAVATPSGSDAPTPTPTPTPGVPTGSLSPGSDLPPAAEPEPVAGAAPPPPPPPLPGLPFQQEATPLAPPLASPLPGSSDPPPPPPPPPPPLPGDLPPPPPPPPLPSGTDGPVPPPPPPPPGGHSDAPEMGPGVKAKKPIQTKFRMPLLNWVALKPSQITGTVFTELNDEKVLQELDMSDFEEQFKTKSQGPSLDLSALKGKAAQKAPSKATLIEANRAKNLAITLRKGNLGADRICQAIETYDLQALGLDFLELLTRFLPTEYERSLIARFEREQRPMEELSEEDRFMLRFSRIPRLPERMATLTFLGNFPDTVQLLMPQLNAIIAASMSIKSSDKLRQILEIVLAFGNYLNSSKRGAAYGFRLQSLDVLLEMKSTDRKQTLLHYLVKVIAEKYPQLTGFHSDLHFLDKAGSVSLDSVLGDVRSLQRGLELTQREFVRQDNCTVLKEFLKTNSPIMDKLLADSKTAQEAYESVVEYFGENPKTTSPSMFFSLFSRFIKAYKKAEQEVEQWKKEAAAQEAGADAPGRGEVPASKSPPKARRQQMDLISELKRKQQKEPLIYESDRDGAIEDIITDLRNQPYIRTDTGRRSARRRPPGPPLQVTSDLSL is encoded by the exons ATGGGCAACGCGGCAGGCAGCGCGGAGCAGCCCGCGGGCCCCGCCGCGCCGTCCCCCAAGCAGCCCGCGGCGCCCAAGCAGCCGATGCCCGCGGCCCGGGAGCTGGAGGAGAGGTTTAACAGGGTTCTG AACTGCATGAACTTGCCCCCGGACAAGGTGCAGCTGCTGAGCCAGTATGACAACGAGAAGAAGTGGGAGCTCATTTGTGACCAG GAGCGGTTTCAAGTCAAGAACCCTCCCACAGCCTATATCCAGAAGCTGAAGAGCTACCTGGAAACCGGTGGGGTTGGCCGAAAG TTTAAGAGGCGAGTTCAGGAGTCCACGCAGGTGCTGCGGGAGCTGGAGATCTCCCTGAGGACAAACCACATTGG GTGGGTGGAAGAATTCCTCAACGAGGAGAACCGCGGCCTGGATGTGCTCCTCGAGTACCTGGCCTTTGCCCAGTGCTCCGTCAC GTATGACATGGAGAGCACAGACAACGGGGTCCCCAGCTCAGAGAAGAGCAAGCCCCTGGAGCAGTCGGTGGAAGATCTCAGCAAGGGTCCACCCTCGGCCTTGCCTCCTCAGCCCAAGAGTCGCCACCTGACCATCAA GCTGACCCCAGCCCACAGCAGGAAGGCCCTGCGGAATTCTCGCATTGTTAGCCAGAAGGATGACGTCCATGTCTGTATCATGTGCTTGCGTGCCATCATGAACTACCAG TCTGGCTTCAGCCTTGTCATGACCCACCCAGCCTGTGTCAATGAGATTGCTCTGAGCCTCAACAACAAGAACCCCAG aaCCAAGGCTCTGGTGCTGGAGCTGCTGGCGGCTGTGTGCCTGGTGCGAGGAGGACACGACATCATCCTTGCAGCCTTTGACAATTTCAAGGAG GTGTGTGGGGAGCAGCACCGCTTTGAGAAGCTAATGGAATATTTCCAGAAAGAGGACAGCAATATCGACTTCATG GTGGCCTGCATGCAATTCATCAACATCGTGGTACACTCTGTGGAGAACATGAACTTCCGTGTCTTCCTGCAATATGAGTTCACCCACCTGGGCTTGGACTTGTACTTGGAG AGGCTTCGGCTCACCGAGAGTGACAAGCTGCAGGTACAGATCCAAGCATACCTGGACAATGTTTTTGATGTGGGTGCGCTGCTGGAGGACACGGAGACCAAGAATGCTGTGCTGGAGCACATGGAGGAGCTGCAGGAGCAGGTGGCCCAG CTGACAGAAAGGCTTCGGGACGCGGAGAACGAATCCATGGCCAAGATTGCCGAGCTGGAAAAGCAGCTAAGCCAGGCTCGAAAGGAGTTGGAGACCCTGCGG GAGCGCTTCAGCGAGTCGACCCCCATGGGTGCCTCTAGGCGTCCTTCCGAGCCTGAGAAAGTGCCTACCCCCGTCCCTGCACGGCCTTCGGCCCTAGAGCTGAAGGTGGAGGAGCTGGAAGAGAAGGGGTTAATCCGTATCCTGCGGGGGCCCGGGGATGCTGTCTCCATCGAGATCCTCCCGGTCGCTGTGGCAACTCCAAGCGGTAGTGACGCTCCGACTCCGACTCCGACTCCCACTCCGGGAGTGCCCACCGGCTCACTCAGCCCAG GCTCAGATCTCCCACCTGCGGCAGAACCGGAGCCGGTTGCCGGAGCAGCACCCCCACCGCCACCGCCCCCACTGCCCGGCCTCCCCTTCCAGCAGGAAGCCACGCCTTTGGCGCCCCCTCTGGCCTCACCCCTCCCTGGCAGCTCAgatcccccgccccctcccccacccccacccccgccgctgCCGGGAGActtgccgcccccacccccaccgccaccgcTGCCTTCTGGCACAGATGGGCCGGTACCTCCGCCGCCCCCACCGCCTCCTGGAGGTCACTCTGATGCCCCAGAGATGGGCCCAG GAGTAAAGGCCAAGAAACCCATACAGACCAAGTTCAGAATGCCACTCTTAAATTGGGTGGCCCTGAAACCCAGCCAGATCACAGGCACCGTCTTCACTGAGCTCAATGATGAGAAGGTGCTGCAG GAGCTAGACATGAGTGACTTTGAGGAGCAGTTCAAGACTAAGTCCCAAGGTCCCAGCCTAGACCTCAGTGCTCTCAAGGGTAAGGCAGCCCAGAAGGCCCCCAGCAAGGCCACCCTCATCGAGGCCAACCGGGCCAAGAACCTGGCCATCACCTTGCGCAAGGGCAACCTGGGGGCTGATCGCATCTGCCAGGCCATCGAGAC GTACGACCTACAAGCCCTTGGCCTGGACTTCCTGGAGTTGCTGACCCGCTTCCTGCCCACGGAGTATGAGCGTAGCCTCATTGCCCGCTTCGAGCGGGAGCAGCGACCCATGGAGGAGCTGTCGGAGGAGGATCGCTTCATGCTGCGCTTCAGCCGCATCCCGCGCCTGCCGGAGCGCATGGCCACGCTCACCTTCCTGGGCAACTTTCCGGATACTGTGCAGCTGCTCATGCCG CAACTGAATGCCATAATTgcagcctcaatgtccatcaagtCCTCTGACAAACTCCGGCAGATCCTGGAG atTGTCCTCGCCTTTGGTAACTACCTGAACAGCAGCAAGCGTGGAGCAGCCTACGGCTTCCGGCTCCAGAGTCTGGATGTG CTGCTGGAGATGAAGTCGACTGACCGCAAGCAGACGCTGCTGCACTACCTGGTGAAGGTCATTGCTGAGAAGTACCCGCAGCTCACAGGCTTCCACAGCGACCTGCACTTCCTGGACAAGGCAGGCTCAG tgtCCCTGGACAGTGTCCTAGGGGACGTGCGCTCCCTACAGCGAGGCCTAGAGTTGACCCAGAGAGAGTTTGTGCGGCAGGACAACTGCACGGTGCTCAAGGAGTTCCTGAAGACCAACTCCCCCATCATGGATAAGCTGCTGGCAGACAGCAAGACTGCTCAG GAGGCCTACGAGTCTGTGGTGGAGTACTTCGGAGAGAACCCCAAGACCACATCCCCCTCCATGTTCTTTTCCCTCTTCAGCCGCTTCATCAAGGCCTACAAG AAAGCTGAGCAGGAGGTGGAACAGTGGAAGAAAGAAGCGGCAGCCCAGGAGGCGGGCGCTGACgccccaggcagaggggaagtCCCAGCATCCAAG TCGCCACCCAAGGCCCGGCGGCAGCAGATGGACCTCATCTCTGAGCTGAAGCGGAAGCAGCAGAAGGAGCCACTTATCTATGAGAGTGACCGCGATGGGGCCATTGAAGATATCATCACAG ATCTGcggaaccagccctacatccgcACAGACACAGGCCGTAGAAGTGCGCGCCGGCGCCCCCCGGGACCCCCCCTGCAGGTCACCTCGGACCTCTCACTGTAG